A section of the Marinitoga hydrogenitolerans DSM 16785 genome encodes:
- a CDS encoding carbohydrate ABC transporter permease, whose protein sequence is MKKKTIWQIVRFILLALFLLFAIFPLYWIILTSFKPVYELYTFPIKYWTNHPSLYGYKKLFEFVNFKQYFANSIFVSFIAAFISTIFAMLSGYILSRKEFKWRYIVILYLFFSQMIPSYLIMVPQYIMFSKFNLINKLISIIIVYSGFGAAFSTIMAKGFFDRIPKSIEEAALIDGCNEIQSLFKITVPLMLPGLSAILSFSFVNNWNELFTAVMFLNTADKYTVPVGLYSIVSKAGIQWNVLSAGIVIALLPTIIVFSIAQKYIISGLTQGSLKD, encoded by the coding sequence ATGAAGAAAAAAACAATATGGCAAATTGTACGATTTATATTATTAGCATTATTCTTATTATTTGCTATATTTCCTCTTTACTGGATTATATTAACTTCATTTAAACCTGTATATGAATTATACACCTTTCCAATAAAATATTGGACAAATCATCCAAGTTTGTATGGTTATAAAAAGTTATTTGAATTTGTTAATTTCAAACAATATTTTGCTAATAGTATTTTTGTTTCCTTTATTGCAGCTTTTATTTCAACAATTTTTGCAATGTTAAGTGGATATATATTATCTCGAAAAGAGTTTAAATGGAGATATATTGTTATTTTATATCTTTTTTTCTCACAAATGATACCGTCATACCTAATTATGGTTCCACAATACATTATGTTCTCAAAATTCAATTTGATTAATAAATTAATTAGTATAATAATAGTATATAGCGGTTTTGGTGCAGCATTTAGCACAATTATGGCTAAAGGTTTTTTTGATAGAATTCCAAAGAGTATAGAAGAAGCAGCTTTAATTGACGGATGTAATGAAATACAATCATTATTTAAAATTACTGTTCCATTAATGCTTCCTGGATTATCTGCAATTTTAAGCTTTTCATTCGTTAATAACTGGAATGAACTATTTACAGCCGTTATGTTTTTAAACACTGCAGATAAATATACTGTTCCTGTAGGTTTATATTCAATTGTATCTAAAGCTGGAATTCAATGGAATGTGTTATCTGCAGGCATAGTTATAGCTCTTTTGCCAACTATAATTGTTTTTTCCATTGCACAAAAATATATTATATCCGGTTTAACTCAAGGAAGTTTAAAGGATTAA
- a CDS encoding carbohydrate ABC transporter permease codes for MKQRKFIILMLLPTILLISFIILYPTISGVLLSFKNYSIFNFGKIKWVGFENYKEIFSDIFYIDIVWNTIKWIFFSVFFQLIFGFILALLMKEPFKGRGLYAGFVFYPWAISGFAIGLIWSWLLNGQFGVINDILLQIGFIKEGFNFLSDPSLAMFSVILVNVWYGIPFFAIMILAALQSIPDSLYEAAEIDGAGYFTKLFKITIPYIKPTLINTILLRIIWVMNFPDVIYGMTRGGPAGSTEILSVKMINTVFYESNYSKAAAHGVIIVTVLVLYTIMYLKLTSKKEFSL; via the coding sequence ATGAAACAAAGAAAATTTATTATACTTATGCTATTGCCAACAATTCTTTTAATTTCATTTATTATTTTATACCCCACGATAAGTGGGGTTTTGCTTTCTTTCAAAAATTATTCTATTTTTAATTTCGGAAAAATCAAATGGGTAGGATTTGAAAATTATAAAGAAATCTTTTCTGATATTTTTTATATTGATATTGTCTGGAATACAATAAAATGGATCTTCTTTTCTGTATTTTTTCAATTAATCTTTGGTTTTATTCTGGCATTATTAATGAAAGAACCGTTTAAAGGAAGAGGATTATATGCAGGGTTTGTTTTTTATCCATGGGCTATTTCTGGTTTTGCTATAGGACTAATATGGTCATGGCTGCTTAATGGACAATTTGGAGTAATAAACGATATATTATTGCAAATAGGCTTTATTAAAGAAGGTTTTAACTTTTTATCTGATCCATCTTTAGCTATGTTTTCAGTTATATTGGTAAATGTATGGTATGGCATACCATTTTTCGCTATTATGATTTTAGCTGCATTGCAATCAATACCAGATTCATTGTATGAAGCGGCTGAAATTGACGGCGCAGGATATTTTACAAAACTTTTTAAAATAACTATTCCATATATTAAACCTACATTAATAAATACTATTTTATTAAGAATAATATGGGTTATGAATTTCCCGGATGTTATATATGGTATGACTCGAGGTGGACCTGCTGGAAGTACAGAAATATTGTCAGTAAAAATGATTAATACTGTATTTTATGAATCAAATTATAGTAAAGCTGCTGCCCATGGTGTAATCATAGTTACTGTTCTTGTATTATATACTATTATGTATTTAAAATTGACTTCTAAAAAGGAGTTTTCATTATGA
- a CDS encoding ABC transporter substrate-binding protein: protein MKKLFLIISIILISLFVFSEEVITLNLIEAFSSPWRTPTLNKIIEMFETLNPGVKINVISPPYETAYQKINLMVSTEQPLDIVEIGDWNLSTLAAMGKLEDLTPYIDNWSEKNDLIDGVLEAASIYKNTPYLLPHGIFVKTLFYRPDILSKYGFKNYPKTMQEMYDMAKKLTESGKNQYGFDFRGKGYPTAFIDIVVTSFFDDIDPNNMYLTKDGKLIFDDPRAIEGLNFYVSLFKDTAPKDSVNWGWDEQVNAFVSGITPLLFQDPDTTGMLNEMLKPGQYKTAPLPLGLSGKAYPTFGFVGWGIPTYSKHKDLAWKFIKFVSSSEINGYWSKSYGALPILKSVYKYDSYFSSNIFEGWTEMFKDPEHYQFTQYPLDNENWGKWNEFQEKTMQQVLLGKLSVVRCLKQWSDFWKDAGIK from the coding sequence ATGAAAAAGTTGTTTTTGATTATTTCTATCATTTTAATTTCTCTATTTGTATTTTCAGAAGAAGTTATCACGTTAAATCTAATTGAAGCATTTTCAAGTCCGTGGAGAACACCTACATTAAACAAAATAATTGAAATGTTTGAAACATTAAATCCCGGAGTAAAAATAAATGTCATCTCACCACCTTATGAAACAGCTTATCAAAAAATAAATTTAATGGTTAGCACAGAACAACCACTTGATATTGTAGAAATTGGTGATTGGAATTTAAGCACTTTAGCTGCAATGGGAAAATTAGAAGATTTAACTCCTTATATAGATAATTGGTCAGAAAAAAATGATTTAATAGATGGGGTTTTAGAAGCTGCCAGCATATATAAAAATACACCTTATTTGTTGCCTCATGGAATATTTGTAAAAACGCTGTTTTATAGACCTGATATTTTATCTAAATACGGATTTAAAAATTACCCTAAAACAATGCAAGAAATGTACGATATGGCAAAAAAACTTACAGAATCTGGGAAAAATCAATATGGTTTTGACTTCAGAGGAAAAGGATACCCTACTGCATTTATAGATATTGTAGTAACTTCTTTCTTTGATGATATTGATCCAAATAATATGTATTTAACAAAGGATGGGAAATTAATTTTTGATGACCCTAGAGCTATTGAAGGATTAAACTTTTATGTTAGCTTATTTAAAGATACTGCTCCAAAAGATTCTGTTAATTGGGGATGGGATGAACAGGTAAACGCTTTTGTTTCTGGTATAACTCCGCTATTATTCCAGGATCCTGACACCACAGGTATGCTAAATGAAATGTTAAAACCTGGGCAATATAAAACTGCACCACTACCTTTGGGGTTAAGTGGAAAAGCTTATCCAACATTTGGTTTTGTTGGTTGGGGAATACCAACATACTCCAAACACAAAGATTTAGCATGGAAATTTATAAAATTTGTTAGTTCTTCAGAAATTAACGGATATTGGAGCAAGAGTTATGGTGCTTTACCTATTTTAAAGTCCGTCTATAAATACGACTCGTATTTTAGTTCTAATATTTTCGAAGGATGGACAGAAATGTTTAAAGATCCTGAGCATTATCAATTCACACAATATCCATTAGATAATGAAAATTGGGGAAAATGGAATGAATTCCAGGAAAAAACAATGCAACAGGTATTATTGGGAAAACTTTCTGTTGTTAGATGTTTAAAACAATGGTCAGACTTCTGGAAAGATGCTGGTATTAAATAG
- a CDS encoding TIGR03960 family B12-binding radical SAM protein, whose product MNIGKWLFASGVLHRVRKPARYIGGEYNLRIKKVENKIRIGLMFPDLYEVGMSHTGFQILIHSFYQKENVFAERIFLPWKDMIEEMKNANIPLYTLETYTPIKEMDLIGITLQYELSYTNIIHALKLGNIPIYSKDRSENDPIIIAGGPSASNPEPIADFIDAFYNGDGEAVIDDLIEILSSDITREEKIKRIYETEGFYVPKYYKLKETESGFVVPDYEKRIKIRKIRDLNNTSFPTEQIVPKIRTIHNRAIVEIMRGCNRGCRFCHAGFYYRPVRERTAEKIINLSLETLEKTGYNELSLLSLSTLDYSDLEMVLNKLEPHLKEKRISISLPSSRVDKFGIEIGSKISGARKTGLTFAPEAGSQRLRDVINKNISEEEILNVVEYAKKSGWRRIKLYFMIGLPTETEEDVKAIVELTKKIKKEIKIKDITVNVSIFIPKPHTPFEKERFYQPKEIKEKIKILNEIRKFAKLKIHDPYISLIEALLSRGDRKISELIYKVALEENAIFDEWDEEFDFRKWARKINELGIDTKKYLEKIETDELPWKIIDILLKDDFINNEMKKATEGKTTDDCRWDICTLCGVCIKTGLNNILAKRVEK is encoded by the coding sequence ATGAATATAGGAAAGTGGTTATTTGCATCTGGAGTTTTACATCGAGTTAGGAAACCTGCAAGATATATAGGCGGAGAATATAATTTAAGAATAAAAAAAGTGGAAAATAAAATAAGAATCGGATTGATGTTTCCTGATTTATATGAAGTTGGAATGTCTCATACAGGATTTCAAATATTAATACATTCATTTTATCAAAAGGAAAATGTCTTTGCGGAAAGAATTTTTTTACCTTGGAAAGATATGATAGAAGAAATGAAAAATGCAAATATTCCGTTATATACTCTGGAAACATATACGCCGATAAAAGAAATGGATTTAATTGGAATAACGCTTCAATATGAGCTTTCATATACAAATATTATTCATGCTTTAAAACTTGGAAATATACCAATATATTCTAAAGATAGATCAGAAAATGATCCTATAATTATAGCAGGTGGCCCTAGTGCATCTAATCCAGAACCCATTGCTGATTTTATCGATGCTTTTTATAATGGCGACGGTGAAGCGGTGATAGATGATCTAATAGAAATATTATCTAGCGATATAACCAGAGAAGAAAAAATAAAAAGAATTTATGAAACAGAAGGTTTTTATGTGCCGAAATATTATAAATTAAAGGAGACTGAATCAGGGTTTGTAGTTCCTGATTATGAGAAAAGGATAAAAATACGAAAAATTAGAGATCTCAATAATACGTCATTTCCAACTGAACAAATTGTTCCTAAAATTAGAACTATACATAATAGAGCGATAGTAGAGATAATGAGGGGATGTAATAGAGGGTGTAGATTTTGCCATGCGGGGTTTTATTATAGACCGGTAAGAGAAAGAACAGCAGAAAAAATAATAAACTTATCTTTAGAAACGCTTGAAAAGACAGGCTATAATGAACTATCCTTATTATCTTTAAGCACGTTAGATTATAGTGACCTTGAAATGGTATTGAATAAATTAGAACCACATCTTAAAGAAAAGAGAATTTCTATATCACTTCCTTCAAGTAGAGTTGATAAATTTGGAATAGAAATCGGAAGCAAAATATCTGGAGCAAGAAAAACGGGGTTAACCTTTGCCCCAGAAGCAGGATCTCAAAGGTTAAGGGATGTGATTAATAAAAATATATCTGAAGAAGAAATTTTGAATGTTGTAGAATATGCTAAAAAAAGTGGCTGGAGAAGAATAAAATTATATTTTATGATAGGTCTTCCAACAGAAACAGAAGAAGATGTAAAAGCAATTGTTGAATTAACAAAAAAAATAAAAAAAGAAATAAAAATAAAGGATATAACAGTAAATGTGTCAATATTTATTCCAAAGCCGCACACACCTTTTGAAAAAGAGCGATTTTATCAACCAAAAGAGATAAAAGAAAAAATAAAAATATTAAATGAGATAAGAAAGTTTGCGAAACTGAAAATTCATGATCCGTACATTAGTTTAATTGAAGCATTATTATCAAGAGGAGATAGAAAAATATCAGAATTAATATATAAAGTAGCATTAGAGGAAAATGCAATATTTGATGAGTGGGATGAAGAATTTGATTTCAGAAAATGGGCAAGAAAAATAAATGAATTAGGCATTGATACTAAAAAATATCTTGAAAAAATAGAAACTGATGAATTACCATGGAAAATAATAGATATTTTATTAAAGGATGATTTTATAAATAACGAGATGAAAAAAGCAACAGAAGGAAAAACAACAGATGATTGTCGATGGGATATATGTACATTATGTGGTGTATGTATAAAAACAGGATTAAATAATATTTTAGCTAAGCGGGTGGAAAAATGA
- a CDS encoding inositol monophosphatase family protein, which produces MKEFDFLKEKTIEVGKKLLEWREKEFTISSKSSKHDLVTSLDLRVQEYLYNALTKQFPEIGFFGEESGKDKKPKTSGYWVIDPIDGTVNFSKMLPMFCISAAYVENDEPKYGIIYAPVINQIITAEENKGIKYNDEKIIPNWSKSLEDAMISMGNIRGKTFKFFEAFETKVMRIRLLGTAALQIAYVGTGYFDAFISVKGNPWDVAAGYIIVKEAGGIITDYYGNRTNIFNKKNIYSNPYIYKDIIKNLQGVLL; this is translated from the coding sequence ATGAAAGAATTTGATTTTTTGAAAGAAAAAACAATTGAAGTTGGAAAAAAACTTCTTGAATGGAGAGAAAAAGAATTTACAATATCAAGCAAATCATCAAAACATGATTTAGTAACCTCTCTTGATTTAAGAGTTCAAGAATATCTATATAACGCATTAACAAAGCAATTTCCTGAAATAGGTTTTTTTGGTGAAGAAAGCGGAAAAGATAAAAAACCTAAAACAAGTGGATATTGGGTAATAGATCCAATAGATGGAACTGTTAATTTTTCTAAAATGCTACCAATGTTTTGTATATCCGCTGCTTATGTTGAAAATGATGAACCAAAATATGGTATAATATATGCTCCAGTAATAAATCAAATTATAACAGCCGAAGAAAATAAAGGCATAAAGTATAATGATGAAAAAATTATTCCTAATTGGTCCAAAAGTTTAGAAGATGCAATGATTTCAATGGGAAACATAAGAGGAAAAACGTTTAAATTTTTTGAAGCCTTTGAGACAAAGGTAATGAGAATAAGATTACTTGGAACAGCTGCATTACAAATTGCATATGTTGGAACAGGATATTTTGATGCATTTATTTCGGTAAAAGGAAATCCCTGGGATGTTGCAGCTGGTTATATAATAGTAAAAGAAGCCGGGGGAATAATTACTGATTATTATGGTAACAGGACAAATATATTTAACAAAAAAAATATTTATTCAAATCCATATATCTATAAAGATATAATAAAAAATTTACAGGGGGTGTTGTTGTGA
- a CDS encoding glucose-1-phosphate thymidylyltransferase, protein MKALILCAGKGTRLRPLTFTNAKPLIPIANKPTIVYSLEMIKKAGINDVGIVVNPDNKSDFETTLGDGSSLGLNITYIVQEEPKGLAHAVAISEEFLKDEEFLMYLGDNLVTVDLGKFIKEFDNNDMDSFILLTPVEDPSRFGIAVLKDNKVIRVVEKPKDPPSNLAIIGVYIFKPIVFEAIKNIKPSWRGELEITDAIQWLLENNKNVGAHIVYGWWKDTGKPEDLIEANRKILEQLKESKNEGIVYENSSIHGNVIIGKNSRILNSVIRGPVIIGDNVLISDSYVGPYTSIGENVTIENAELENSIILDKATIAHLETRLDSSIIGANATVISSDSKPKSIKLVIGDYSKIEIPR, encoded by the coding sequence GTGAAAGCGTTAATATTGTGTGCAGGTAAAGGAACAAGATTAAGACCATTGACTTTTACAAATGCAAAACCATTAATTCCAATAGCAAACAAACCAACTATAGTATATAGTTTGGAAATGATAAAGAAAGCTGGAATTAATGATGTTGGGATAGTTGTTAATCCTGATAACAAATCTGATTTTGAAACAACTTTAGGTGATGGTTCAAGTTTAGGATTAAATATAACATATATAGTTCAGGAGGAACCAAAGGGTTTAGCGCATGCTGTAGCTATTTCAGAAGAATTTTTAAAAGATGAAGAATTCTTAATGTATTTAGGAGATAATCTGGTTACAGTAGATCTTGGAAAATTCATAAAAGAGTTTGATAATAATGATATGGATTCATTTATATTATTAACTCCAGTGGAGGATCCATCCAGGTTTGGTATTGCTGTATTAAAAGACAACAAAGTTATAAGGGTTGTTGAAAAACCAAAAGATCCACCATCTAATTTAGCTATTATAGGTGTCTATATTTTTAAACCAATTGTTTTTGAGGCTATAAAAAATATAAAACCTTCATGGAGAGGGGAATTGGAAATAACGGATGCTATACAATGGTTATTAGAAAATAATAAAAATGTTGGAGCACATATTGTATATGGATGGTGGAAGGATACTGGAAAACCGGAAGATTTAATAGAAGCAAATAGAAAAATATTAGAACAATTAAAAGAAAGTAAAAATGAAGGTATTGTATATGAAAATTCTTCAATACATGGAAATGTAATAATAGGAAAAAATTCAAGAATATTAAATAGTGTTATTAGGGGTCCTGTAATTATAGGAGATAATGTATTAATTTCTGATTCATATGTAGGTCCATATACAAGTATTGGAGAAAATGTAACTATAGAAAATGCAGAATTAGAAAATTCAATTATATTAGATAAAGCAACAATAGCACATTTAGAAACAAGATTAGATTCAAGTATAATTGGAGCAAATGCCACAGTTATAAGCTCAGATTCGAAACCAAAATCAATAAAATTGGTAATAGGTGATTATTCAAAAATAGAAATTCCGAGATAG
- a CDS encoding alpha-amylase family glycosyl hydrolase, with product MLEQIKELWFEVYPKSTENKLNELIEYLKSEKQQFSEKELDSEWYKKAVIYSLYVDLYAGNFKGLTDKIDYLSDLGINTIWLLPVLDSPLMDQGFDIRDYYKIRKDLGNNEDFKLFLDKAHENGIRVIFDIAINHTSNEHPWFKSAKSSKDSPYRDYYIWNENTEKYKEARLLFKGMVNSNWEYNEETKDYYFHRFYPFQPDLNYKNPQVLIEMIKILVFWKKMGIDGFRMDAAPFLWKEEGSNCENLPQTHAILKIFRNSLDYLEKGTILVAEANLKPRDVVEYFGNGDECHAGYHFPLMPKFFLTLAEKNYMYVFEALKVENTPNIPESCRWFTFLRCHDELTLEFVTKEEREKMNKYYLKNRLWTFREGEGISGRLYELLDKDIRKVLLSFSLLFTTEGSPIIYYGDEIALENDYDFYNKMIEKTGFKDSRFLNRGPINWDEIEKNLKNKSSKEYIVFNTVKNMLKIRKENIEFFEQKGEVVPVKDKSIFVVKKRLKSRMLWAFHNLSEENKSIELKSEGFELFSKEKISKIKLKPYEYSWVIFEG from the coding sequence ATGTTAGAACAAATAAAAGAATTATGGTTTGAAGTTTATCCTAAAAGCACAGAAAATAAATTAAATGAATTAATTGAATACTTGAAATCTGAAAAACAGCAATTTTCCGAAAAAGAATTAGATTCTGAATGGTATAAAAAGGCAGTAATATATTCACTTTATGTGGATTTATACGCAGGGAATTTTAAAGGATTAACTGATAAAATTGATTATTTGTCGGATTTAGGTATAAACACAATCTGGTTATTACCAGTTTTGGATTCGCCTCTAATGGATCAAGGATTTGATATCAGAGATTATTATAAAATTAGAAAAGATCTTGGAAATAATGAAGATTTCAAATTGTTTCTTGATAAAGCACATGAAAATGGAATAAGGGTAATATTTGATATAGCTATTAATCACACTTCAAATGAGCATCCGTGGTTTAAATCAGCTAAGAGTTCAAAGGATTCTCCATATAGAGATTATTATATCTGGAATGAAAATACTGAGAAGTATAAAGAAGCAAGATTATTGTTTAAAGGAATGGTTAACAGTAATTGGGAATATAATGAAGAAACAAAGGACTATTATTTTCACAGATTTTATCCTTTTCAACCGGATTTAAACTATAAAAATCCACAAGTACTAATTGAAATGATAAAAATATTGGTATTTTGGAAAAAAATGGGAATAGACGGTTTTAGAATGGATGCAGCCCCATTTTTATGGAAAGAAGAAGGATCAAATTGTGAAAATTTACCTCAAACACATGCAATATTAAAAATTTTTAGAAATTCATTAGATTATTTGGAAAAAGGTACAATATTAGTTGCAGAGGCTAATTTGAAACCAAGGGATGTAGTAGAATATTTTGGCAATGGGGATGAATGTCATGCAGGATATCATTTTCCATTAATGCCGAAGTTTTTTCTCACGTTAGCTGAGAAAAATTATATGTATGTTTTTGAAGCTTTAAAGGTAGAAAACACGCCAAATATTCCTGAAAGTTGCAGATGGTTTACGTTCTTAAGGTGTCACGATGAGTTAACTCTTGAATTTGTAACAAAAGAAGAAAGAGAAAAGATGAATAAATATTATTTAAAAAATAGGCTTTGGACGTTTAGAGAAGGCGAAGGGATTTCAGGAAGATTATATGAATTATTAGATAAAGATATTAGAAAAGTTTTACTGTCATTTTCTCTATTGTTTACCACAGAAGGTTCTCCTATTATTTATTATGGAGATGAAATAGCTTTAGAAAATGATTATGATTTTTACAATAAAATGATTGAAAAGACAGGTTTTAAAGATTCGAGATTTTTAAATAGAGGTCCTATTAATTGGGATGAAATTGAAAAAAATTTAAAAAACAAAAGTTCAAAAGAATATATAGTATTTAATACAGTAAAAAATATGTTGAAAATTAGAAAAGAAAACATAGAATTTTTTGAGCAAAAGGGTGAAGTTGTGCCTGTAAAGGATAAATCTATTTTTGTAGTAAAAAAGAGATTAAAGAGTAGAATGTTATGGGCATTTCATAATTTATCTGAGGAAAATAAGAGTATTGAATTGAAAAGCGAAGGTTTTGAGTTATTTAGTAAAGAAAAAATCTCAAAAATCAAATTGAAACCTTATGAATATTCATGGGTAATTTTTGAAGGTTAA
- the aroF gene encoding 3-deoxy-7-phosphoheptulonate synthase, translated as MNLKLVNRKSINGNTIIDLGNVKIGQGYFTIIAGPCSVENKEIIEETAHFLSELNIKIMRGGVFKPRTSPYSFQGLGKKGLEYLKLAAEKYNLKVITEALDEDSLKMVNECADIIQIGSRNAQNFGLLKKAGKLNKPVLLKRGFMMTIEEFLYSAEYIVFEGNKNIILCERGIRTFETKTRNTLDISAIPVLKKETHLPIIIDPSHAAGRSDIIPDLIKASLAVGAHGIMVEIHPKPEKALSDGKQSLNFGKFKKIIDEIRNISKCFGVELI; from the coding sequence ATGAATTTGAAATTAGTGAATAGAAAATCAATAAATGGAAATACAATTATTGATTTAGGAAATGTAAAAATAGGGCAAGGTTATTTCACGATAATAGCAGGACCTTGCTCAGTTGAAAATAAAGAAATAATAGAGGAAACAGCACATTTTCTTTCAGAATTAAATATAAAAATAATGCGTGGAGGAGTTTTCAAACCACGCACTTCTCCATATTCTTTTCAGGGTTTAGGTAAAAAAGGACTTGAATATTTGAAATTAGCAGCAGAAAAATATAATTTGAAAGTAATTACAGAGGCTTTGGATGAAGATAGCTTAAAAATGGTGAATGAATGTGCAGATATAATTCAAATTGGTTCTAGAAATGCTCAAAATTTTGGACTGTTGAAAAAGGCAGGTAAATTAAATAAACCTGTATTATTAAAAAGAGGATTTATGATGACAATAGAAGAATTTTTATATTCTGCAGAATATATAGTGTTTGAGGGGAATAAAAATATTATATTATGTGAAAGAGGAATAAGAACTTTTGAAACTAAAACAAGAAATACATTGGATATTTCTGCAATACCCGTTTTAAAAAAAGAAACACATTTACCAATAATTATAGATCCAAGCCATGCGGCGGGGAGAAGTGATATTATTCCTGATTTAATAAAAGCATCTTTGGCAGTTGGAGCACATGGGATAATGGTTGAAATACATCCAAAACCTGAAAAAGCTCTGTCAGATGGAAAACAAAGTTTAAATTTTGGAAAGTTTAAGAAAATTATTGATGAAATACGTAATATATCAAAATGTTTTGGAGTTGAACTAATATGA
- the aroA gene encoding 3-phosphoshikimate 1-carboxyvinyltransferase gives MKIMPIKKIRAKINVPPDKSISHRILILSSLANEKSVVYNILNSKDVKRTYNILKKIGIKFKGDFNKLIIIPNKITTPTQPLYCGNSGTTARLMSGVLSSKNGLFILYGDKSLSKRPMKRIIEPLNLMGAEIKSRNGEMPLIIKGGNLKGIEYTMPIPSAQLKSSIILAGLNAKGETIVRGDKGSRDHTERILKYMNAKIEVNNEFIKIKKSELKPIDKFNIPGDFSSAAFFIALGILHKNAKVEIYNVNLNPTRIGFLKILKKMNANIYYEVTEKYPEPIGKIVIETSNELEGINVPKELIPNAIDELPLLALVATQAKGKTILRNAKELRVKESDRIKAVVNNMERIGIKIKELEDGFEIEGKQKIIGGKIKTYNDHRITMMFSIAGLLSKEGIEINNPKIIDISFPGFYKIIKHLEKDEF, from the coding sequence ATGAAAATAATGCCAATAAAAAAAATAAGAGCAAAAATAAATGTTCCTCCAGATAAATCAATATCCCATAGAATTTTAATTTTATCATCATTAGCAAATGAAAAAAGTGTTGTATATAATATTTTAAACTCAAAAGATGTAAAAAGAACCTATAATATTTTAAAAAAAATTGGTATTAAATTTAAAGGTGATTTTAATAAATTAATTATTATTCCAAATAAAATAACCACACCAACACAACCTTTATACTGTGGAAATTCTGGAACAACAGCACGTTTAATGAGTGGCGTTTTATCCTCTAAAAACGGACTATTTATATTATATGGAGATAAATCGCTATCAAAAAGACCGATGAAAAGAATAATTGAACCATTGAATTTAATGGGAGCAGAAATAAAATCAAGAAATGGTGAAATGCCATTAATCATTAAAGGTGGAAATTTAAAAGGTATTGAGTATACAATGCCTATACCAAGTGCTCAATTAAAGTCTTCTATAATTCTTGCAGGATTAAATGCTAAAGGAGAAACTATTGTTAGAGGAGATAAAGGTTCGAGAGATCATACAGAGAGAATATTAAAATATATGAATGCAAAAATTGAAGTGAATAATGAATTTATAAAAATAAAAAAATCAGAATTAAAACCTATTGATAAATTTAATATACCAGGCGATTTCTCTTCAGCTGCTTTTTTTATTGCACTGGGGATATTGCATAAAAATGCTAAAGTTGAAATATATAATGTAAATTTAAATCCCACAAGAATAGGTTTTTTAAAAATATTGAAAAAAATGAATGCAAATATATATTATGAAGTAACAGAAAAATATCCAGAACCAATAGGTAAAATAGTTATTGAAACATCAAATGAGTTAGAAGGAATAAATGTACCTAAAGAGTTAATACCTAATGCAATAGATGAATTACCATTGTTAGCATTGGTAGCTACACAAGCTAAAGGGAAAACTATTTTAAGAAATGCTAAAGAATTAAGAGTAAAGGAAAGTGATAGAATAAAAGCTGTGGTAAATAATATGGAAAGAATAGGGATTAAGATTAAAGAATTAGAAGATGGATTTGAAATAGAGGGAAAACAGAAAATAATTGGTGGGAAAATAAAAACGTATAATGATCATAGAATAACAATGATGTTTTCAATAGCTGGACTTTTGAGTAAAGAAGGTATTGAAATAAATAATCCAAAAATAATAGATATATCTTTTCCAGGATTTTATAAAATCATAAAACATCTTGAAAAAGACGAATTTTAA